CTGTTGGTACATTAACAATATCTTTTTTGATTTCACTAGCTGTAGCGTATGTCTTGTCTTGCTTGACTTGATTGATTTGCCACATTAAACGCTCAAAGTTTGCCTGTTTACATGCTTTCATGATGAGGAAACAATCCACCAATTTCCAGATATAGACCCCTACCAATAAGAACAAACCAATTAGAATGATTAAGGTCAGATAGGCCGCAACTGTAAGAGCCAATTTAGCAATTCCTATTCCCTTATGGCCAATATAGAAACGATCAATCCCCAACTCTCCCAAAAAAATAGCACATACGAGAGCCGTTGTCGGACTTTTGATGTCTGTCATCAACAACCTTGTTATCGCATCCTCATCTAACTGATCCAGTTCTTCTTTGATAATCGGTAAGGCTTCAGGCGGAAAGGCATTCATATTTGCCATTAAAAAGGTTTGTGCATAATTCATATTCTTCATCTCCTAAATAATCTATTGAAAACATCCTCTCGTTTTTATCCGACTAATCTTGCATTATTCTACCACTTTCTGCCTCTGATGACCAGTCAAATTGATTGATTTCCTGGTGAAAGTTGTAAGTATTCCATGCTTCTCTTGCTCATCTTCTAGTCTCCTATTCCCCAGTCTTGAATCACTTGTTTTAAGGCTCCTGATAAGAGATTCTCCTTGTCCAATTGCAGATAAATCTCTAGCAAGCAGGAACGCACAGCTGAAAACCGATAAAAATCACGATTGGTTTCCAAAGGAAAATGCAAGGTTTTAATCCAATCTATCAAAATTCCCTCCTGAAGATGACCGTGTTTTATTGCCTCATAGATGACACGGGCCAATCGCCATTCCTCATCATCAACAAATCGCTGAGGTAGACGTTGGAAAATACCTGTTACTATTGGAAATAGTCTACTCCAGTCTTCTTGTTGAAAAAAGGGATGTTTTACAAGAGCAACTGCTAAATCCGCTCCATGGGCAAAGGCATGAACCCAACCATAGTTGTCTGAATAACCAGTAAAATCCTGCTCTTTTTCTAAATACTCATAGGCTTTCTGGCCAATACTCTGATACTCTTGCTCAGAAATCAATTGGAAATAGGGACTATCTAGTAGACAACTAACTTCTAAGAGATGCCCTAACAGCAAGGCCGTAAAGGAGCGTGTCAAGGCGGCAAGTCCTCTTTCATCCATGCGATATAGTAAATAATCTTTCGCCAGACTTTTCTCTACTAATAAGCGAAATTGATCCCTCGTAAATAGCCCTTCAAACAGACCACGTCCTAGGCTGATATAGACTAATTCATCACGAATAGCCGCATCAGAATGACCGATGTGCTCCAACAACCACATCACTTCATCATCTGAATAGGTTGGCTTTTCTGATTGTAATTTTTCCTCTAAACGATTTTTCATCATACACCTCCTTTATATCAGTATAGCATAAGAACTGAAGAAAAGGGAGTGAGCAAGAGCTTGAAACGTTCAAAAGGTTAGGCCATCGTTAAGTCGCTTTGCTTCAATAGTCCAGTGGACTGTTGAAGGTTGGAAATAGGGATTGTGGAGTAGCCCTCAATTAACGCCAGTTCTATCTAAAATTCCTTGCCTTGTCCTATTCCTTTCTCAATCCCCTATACTAACTGTAAAAATAGAAGCTAGACTTTCTGCCCAGCTTCTATTCTCTCATTTCTAAATAGCGTTCTTATCCAAACCTAATTTCCGTTGAACGAACTTAACAATTTCTACAATGATAATCATAGAGAAACTTCCGATAAGGACGACACCCCATTGTGTCAAGTCAAGATGAGTCACGTGGAAAATAGCTTCTAATGGCTCAATAACAATGGTTGCTGCCAAGAGAATAAAGGAAACAAGAATGGACCAGTTAAAGGTCTTCGACTTGAATGGTCCAACTGTCAAGATGGATTGGTAAACAGACTTCACATTGTAGGCATGGAAGAGCTGAATCAAGCCAAGGGTTGCAAAGGCCATTGTCAGCGCATCAGCATGAATGGCTTCCATATCACCAACATGGACTGGATTTGCAATCGCATAACCATAGACCGCAAGAACCAAGGCACCTTGTAAAATCCCTTGATAAATAATAGAGCTCATGACACCACCTGAGAAGAAGCTTGACTTGCGTCCACGAGGTTTATGGCTCATGACACCTGGTTCAGCTGGCTCGACCCCAAGCGCAATCGCTGGGAAGGTATCCGTTACCAAGTTAATCCACAAAAGATGAACTGGCTGAAGCACATCCCAACCAAAGAGGGTTGCAAGGAAAATGGTCAGAACTTCTGCCGTATTGGCTGAAAGAAGGTATTGAATGGTTTTTTGGATATTAGAGAAGACTTTCCGTCCTTCTTCAACGGCTACGATAATGGTTGCAAAGTTATCATCTGCAAGGACCATATCAGAGGCACCTTTTGATACTTCCGTACCTGTAATTCCCATACCGATACCGATATCAGCTGTTTTTAGAGCTGGCGCATCGTTCACACCGTCTCCTGTCATGGCAACAACTTTTCCTTGGTTCTGCCATGCTTTCACGATACGTACTTTATGTTCAGGAGAAACTCGTGCATAAACAGAGTATTGACCAACCACTTTTTCGAATTCTTCATCTGACAAGTTGTTCAATTCAGCCCCTGTCAAGACATGGTTTTCTGCATCTTGTTCGTCAATAATACCAAGGCGTTTTGCAATTGCTTCTGCTGTATCTTGGTGGTCACCTGTAATCATGATTGGGCGAATACCAGCTTCTTTTGCCACACGCACAGCTTCTGCAGCTTCTGCACGTTCTGGGTCAATCATACCAATCAAACCTGTAAAGATCAAGTCCGTTTCAAGTGTTTCAGTTGTCAATTCTTCTGGAATGCTATCAATAATCTTATAAGCACCTGCAAGAACACGAAGCGCTTGATGCGCCATTTCAGAATTGTTCACCTTAATAGCTGTGGCTACTTCATCTGTTAATGGACTAACCGTTCCTGCCATATCTACCCTGCTTGAACGGTGTAAGAGCTGGTCTGGCGCCCCTTTGACTGCAACGAAGAATTTCCCGTCTGGTAACGGATGAATCGTCGACATGAGTTTCCGATCTGAGTCAAATGGTAACTCAGCAACACGTGGATATTGCGTTAAGAATGCTTTTACATCATAGTCCTTGTCCAGTGCATATTGGATAAAAGCAGTTTCTGTTGGATCACCAATCAGTTTACCGTCTGCATCAATCTTCGTATCATTTGCCAGAACAACCGCACCCAGTAATGGTAAATCTAGTCCTGCTTCAATGGTTTCTTTGGCATCAACTAATTGACCATTGTAATAAACTTTTTCAACAGTCATCTTGTTCATGGTAAGAGTCCCCGTCTTATCAGACGCAATAATTTCTGTTGAGCCAAGTGTTTCGACCGCTGGTAATTTCCGAACAATCGAATTGCGCTTTGCAAGGACTTGTGTGCCAAGTGATAGGACAATGGTTACAATAGCTGGCAAACCTTCTGGAATGGCTGCAACTGCAAGAGCAACTGAGGTCAAAAGACCAGTTAATGGATGTTCACCACGAATAAAGACGGCTACAGCAAAGGTAATTGCTGCAATGACCAAAATCACATAGGTCAAAACCTTAGACAGATTGTTCAAGTTTTGTTTGAGTGGTGTATCTGTCTCATCAGCTTCTTGAAGCATACCTGCGATATGGCCAACCTCAGTGAACATCCCCGTATTCACAACCACACCAAGTCCACGACCATAGGTGACATTGGAATTTTGGAAGGCCATATTGACACGGTCACCAATTCCGGCATCTTCTGCGACTGTCATACGGACATCTTTTTCAACCGGTACGGATTCTCCAGTCAAAGCAGCTTCTTCGATTTTTAAGGAATTTGCTTCCAATAAGCGCATATCAGCTGGTACGACATCTCCCGCTTCAAGGCTAACAATATCTCCTGGAACCAATTCTTTTGAGTCAATTTCTGTTACATGACCATCCCGTAAAACATGGGCAGAGGGACTAGACATGGATTTCAGAGCGTCGATTGCTTCTTCAGCTTTCCCTTCTTGATAGACACCAAAGATTGCATTGATAATGACAACAGCAAGAATGATAATCGCATCTGCAATATCTTCACCACCTGATGTTACAACCGATAGAATCGCTGCAAGTAGCAAGATAATAATCATGAGATCTTTGAATTGATCTAGGAATTTCGCTAAAAGGGAGCGTTTCTCACCTTCTGCTAGTTCATTTCGTCCATATTGCTCCAAACGCTTGCTTGCTTCACTCGTTGTTAAGCCTCGCTCACTTGTCTCTAGCTCACGCAAAACAGCATCTGAATCTTGGGTGTAAAAAGCTTGGCGCTTTTGTTCTGTTGACATGTTTTTCTCCTTTTCGTCCCTTTTTGAAAACACAAAAAGAGACTTGTTTTATTCAAACAAGTCTCGCTATTTCATACAAGGCCGGAAATTTCTTTCGGATTGACGACCTTGTAACGGATACTTCCGTCAGCTACTCCCTTGATATGCTGACTATTATAGCAAAAATGAAACATTTTGGCAAGAAGATTTTTCTTTTCTTATGATAACGACCACTGTATACAAAGTTTATAGCGAGCCAAGTCTTGACCTGTTTGTGGAATGCGCAAGGCATAGCGAATGGTTACCTGTTTTTCTTCTTTCTGGTAGAAGTCTGTCACCACATTGAGGATTTGCATACCGACTGGAGTGGCAATCTGCGTCACACTTGTCTCATTACTGATAAACTGCATGACAGATTTAGGAGTTGAAAAGCGGGTCATGGTGCATTCTTGCTGATTTATTTTTAAGACCACGCGCTCTTTTTCCTCATTTTGGTAAGTCAGGTAGAGAAAATCTCCTTTTTCGACTACTTCTGCCTCGTACACCTGTTCAATGACTTCTAGCTGGCCATCCAAATCAATTTCATTGTGAATGCCTATCTTCATTTCTTCTCCTTCACTTGTGATACAACTGACGAACGCAACAAGGATAATCCCGTATAAGAAGCAATAAAGACCACAAGAATTTTCAAATTATTGACATCCAAGCTACTCAAGAATTTCGCAGCTGTCAGCACACCACAAACTCCGCCAATGATAATGCCTGATACACCTGGCCAGTTGACCCGACCAGATTCAATAAATTGCTTGGCTCCGGCTGTCATAATCATAGCTGCATTTAACATCATAACGGGCAGCGCAATCGCTGGGCTAATTCCCATCAGAGAAAAGAAAATCAATTCTGGTGCATAATTTCCCAAGCCCATGCTCATCAGCATCCCAACGATAAAGTCAAAAGCGATGCCAAGGACTAATTTCCAGCCTGATAAACCACGGACATCTGTGGTCAAATCAGCTCCAGGATTGGTCACCATGCGATAGACCATAAAGAAAGCCGCAATGACGAGCAAAATCCCTAAAATCCGCTGCACCTTCTGCGTATTCCAATGCTGCGTCACGCGCGCGCCCACAAATGCGCCTGTAAAAGCTGCCGTCGCCATGGCAACCAAGGTCAGCAAATCGACCTCAACGATGGTAATAAACAGGAGCGCTTCAACCAAGACTGGTATGATATGAGCCGTGGTCATGGTGGCAGGAATCTTTCGATCATCTTGTACTAGCTTAGTTGCTTTAAATAGTGTAGTAGTCGTTGCAAAAGTCCCAATTCCTAGCGTATCGAGCAAATCAGTGATAAAACCAATTCCAAAACCTGTCCAAAACCGCTCCCCAAGGTTAACCTTGTGCTCTTTGGCATAGGACAAAATTGTCCAAGCTATCCATAAAATCAGCCCTACCAAAAGGGCTTGTATCAAATGTAAAATCATCTCTTCTGTCATATTCTTATTATAATATGAAAAGCCACTTTCGTAAATAGCTTTCGACCTTGAATCAGCAAATAGTTCACAAAAGCACAATTACCGTTTTTTTGATATAATAGAAGAATGAGTGAAAAAGTATTTCGTGATCCTGTCCATAACTACATTCATGTAGATAACGAGTTGATCTATCATTTAATCAATACCAAAGAATTTCAACGGCTACGTCGCATTAAGCAACTAGGAACAACTTCCTATACCTTTCATGGTGGTGAACACAGCCGCTTTTCGCATTGTCTAGGAGCCTATGAAATTGCACGTCAAATTGTCTCAACCTTTGAACAAAAATATGCGCAGGTTTGGGACAGGAATGATTCACTTCTGACCATGGTTGCGGCCCTATTACATGATGTAGGCCACGGCGCTTACTCCCATACTTTCGAGCGCTTATTTGATACAGATCACGAAGAAATGACGTGCCAGATTATCACGAATAGTGGCACAGAAATTAATGGCTTACTGCGTCAGATTGCACCTGATTTCCCTGAAAAGGTAGCAAGTGTTATCCGCCATACGTATCCCAATAAGCAAGTTGTTCAGCTGATTTCGAGTCAAATCGATGTAGATCGAATGGACTATCTGCTACGTGATTCCTATTTTACAGGAACCAACTATGGCCAATTTGATTTAACACGAATCTTACGGGTCATCAGGCCGACAGAAAATGGTATTGCTTTTAAAGAATCGGGTATGCATGCGGTCGAAGATTATGTTCTCAGCCGCTATCAGATGTATATGCAGGTCTATTTCCACCCTGCCAGCCGTTCCATGGAGGTCTTGTTGCAAAACCTTCTAAAACGTGCCAAAGTCCTCTATCAAGATTTACAGACTTTCTTTGAAAGCTCTTCGCCACGTTTGATTCCTTTCTTTGAGCAATCCTATGCGCTAGAAGACTATCTTGCCCTAGATGATGGTGTTATGAATACCTATTTCCAATCTTGGATTGATGGTCCAGATAAGATTTTATCTGACTTGGCTCAGCGCTATATCAATCGCAAGGTTTTCAAATCCATCACCGTTGATACTAAAACAGAAGCACACCTCTATATCTTAGAAGCAATTGTCAACGAAGTAGGCTTTGAACCAAGCTACTACACAGCCATTCATCATAATTTTGATTTACCCTATGATATTTATCGACCAAATGCCAAGAAAAAACGAACGCAGATTGAGATACTCCGTAAAGACGGAAGCCTGATTGAATTATCTCAACTCTCACCCATTGTTCACTCACTAGCGGGGACCGTACATGGTGATAGTCGCT
Above is a window of Streptococcus sp. zg-86 DNA encoding:
- a CDS encoding TM2 domain-containing protein, whose product is MNYAQTFLMANMNAFPPEALPIIKEELDQLDEDAITRLLMTDIKSPTTALVCAIFLGELGIDRFYIGHKGIGIAKLALTVAAYLTLIILIGLFLLVGVYIWKLVDCFLIMKACKQANFERLMWQINQVKQDKTYATASEIKKDIVNVPTELNEVMEVTKEEISAE
- a CDS encoding DUF2785 domain-containing protein, with amino-acid sequence MMKNRLEEKLQSEKPTYSDDEVMWLLEHIGHSDAAIRDELVYISLGRGLFEGLFTRDQFRLLVEKSLAKDYLLYRMDERGLAALTRSFTALLLGHLLEVSCLLDSPYFQLISEQEYQSIGQKAYEYLEKEQDFTGYSDNYGWVHAFAHGADLAVALVKHPFFQQEDWSRLFPIVTGIFQRLPQRFVDDEEWRLARVIYEAIKHGHLQEGILIDWIKTLHFPLETNRDFYRFSAVRSCLLEIYLQLDKENLLSGALKQVIQDWGIGD
- a CDS encoding cation-translocating P-type ATPase, whose amino-acid sequence is MSTEQKRQAFYTQDSDAVLRELETSERGLTTSEASKRLEQYGRNELAEGEKRSLLAKFLDQFKDLMIIILLLAAILSVVTSGGEDIADAIIILAVVIINAIFGVYQEGKAEEAIDALKSMSSPSAHVLRDGHVTEIDSKELVPGDIVSLEAGDVVPADMRLLEANSLKIEEAALTGESVPVEKDVRMTVAEDAGIGDRVNMAFQNSNVTYGRGLGVVVNTGMFTEVGHIAGMLQEADETDTPLKQNLNNLSKVLTYVILVIAAITFAVAVFIRGEHPLTGLLTSVALAVAAIPEGLPAIVTIVLSLGTQVLAKRNSIVRKLPAVETLGSTEIIASDKTGTLTMNKMTVEKVYYNGQLVDAKETIEAGLDLPLLGAVVLANDTKIDADGKLIGDPTETAFIQYALDKDYDVKAFLTQYPRVAELPFDSDRKLMSTIHPLPDGKFFVAVKGAPDQLLHRSSRVDMAGTVSPLTDEVATAIKVNNSEMAHQALRVLAGAYKIIDSIPEELTTETLETDLIFTGLIGMIDPERAEAAEAVRVAKEAGIRPIMITGDHQDTAEAIAKRLGIIDEQDAENHVLTGAELNNLSDEEFEKVVGQYSVYARVSPEHKVRIVKAWQNQGKVVAMTGDGVNDAPALKTADIGIGMGITGTEVSKGASDMVLADDNFATIIVAVEEGRKVFSNIQKTIQYLLSANTAEVLTIFLATLFGWDVLQPVHLLWINLVTDTFPAIALGVEPAEPGVMSHKPRGRKSSFFSGGVMSSIIYQGILQGALVLAVYGYAIANPVHVGDMEAIHADALTMAFATLGLIQLFHAYNVKSVYQSILTVGPFKSKTFNWSILVSFILLAATIVIEPLEAIFHVTHLDLTQWGVVLIGSFSMIIIVEIVKFVQRKLGLDKNAI
- a CDS encoding DUF1934 domain-containing protein, which translates into the protein MKIGIHNEIDLDGQLEVIEQVYEAEVVEKGDFLYLTYQNEEKERVVLKINQQECTMTRFSTPKSVMQFISNETSVTQIATPVGMQILNVVTDFYQKEEKQVTIRYALRIPQTGQDLARYKLCIQWSLS
- a CDS encoding sulfite exporter TauE/SafE family protein, with the translated sequence MTEEMILHLIQALLVGLILWIAWTILSYAKEHKVNLGERFWTGFGIGFITDLLDTLGIGTFATTTTLFKATKLVQDDRKIPATMTTAHIIPVLVEALLFITIVEVDLLTLVAMATAAFTGAFVGARVTQHWNTQKVQRILGILLVIAAFFMVYRMVTNPGADLTTDVRGLSGWKLVLGIAFDFIVGMLMSMGLGNYAPELIFFSLMGISPAIALPVMMLNAAMIMTAGAKQFIESGRVNWPGVSGIIIGGVCGVLTAAKFLSSLDVNNLKILVVFIASYTGLSLLRSSVVSQVKEKK
- a CDS encoding HD domain-containing protein, with the translated sequence MSEKVFRDPVHNYIHVDNELIYHLINTKEFQRLRRIKQLGTTSYTFHGGEHSRFSHCLGAYEIARQIVSTFEQKYAQVWDRNDSLLTMVAALLHDVGHGAYSHTFERLFDTDHEEMTCQIITNSGTEINGLLRQIAPDFPEKVASVIRHTYPNKQVVQLISSQIDVDRMDYLLRDSYFTGTNYGQFDLTRILRVIRPTENGIAFKESGMHAVEDYVLSRYQMYMQVYFHPASRSMEVLLQNLLKRAKVLYQDLQTFFESSSPRLIPFFEQSYALEDYLALDDGVMNTYFQSWIDGPDKILSDLAQRYINRKVFKSITVDTKTEAHLYILEAIVNEVGFEPSYYTAIHHNFDLPYDIYRPNAKKKRTQIEILRKDGSLIELSQLSPIVHSLAGTVHGDSRFYFPKEMLQETGIFAQQSATFLSYIHNDQFSYGEHDEY